The following are encoded together in the Planctobacterium marinum genome:
- a CDS encoding flagellin, with translation MVGIVSNNSGNSLLQQVQERQNNLLERLASGKKVNSAADGAAAQQIIDRLSSQIGGNQQALNNVYDGISLAQIGDAALSGVTDDVNRIRELSIQAGNGLLTDADRSALQQEVTQLQDNIRDTLENTNFNGNSLFTSDSTINFQSGANAGQSIGVNTRDLPTALNDILNADISTAAGAQTALDSADSAIETVGSNRAEFGAVQNRFESTARQLTTQAENEAAARSRIQDTDFAQTTSDLAASQVLSQANIAVQAQSNQQQSQVLSLLS, from the coding sequence ATGGTAGGCATAGTCTCAAATAATTCCGGCAACTCGCTTTTACAGCAAGTGCAGGAACGTCAAAACAATCTTTTAGAGCGTTTGGCTAGTGGTAAAAAGGTCAATAGTGCTGCAGATGGTGCTGCCGCACAGCAAATAATTGATCGACTTTCCAGTCAAATCGGTGGAAATCAACAGGCATTGAATAACGTCTATGACGGTATTTCTTTGGCACAAATAGGGGATGCAGCGTTATCAGGTGTGACTGATGATGTTAACCGCATCCGCGAGCTGTCCATTCAAGCTGGTAATGGTTTGCTAACGGACGCGGACCGAAGTGCACTGCAGCAAGAAGTAACGCAGCTACAAGACAACATTCGCGATACTTTGGAAAACACCAATTTTAATGGCAACAGTCTGTTTACTTCGGATAGCACTATTAACTTCCAATCTGGCGCAAATGCAGGGCAAAGTATTGGGGTGAACACCCGTGACTTACCCACCGCGTTAAACGATATCCTGAATGCCGATATCAGCACTGCTGCGGGAGCACAAACGGCGTTGGACTCGGCAGATTCTGCCATCGAGACCGTTGGTAGTAACAGAGCGGAATTTGGTGCGGTGCAAAATCGCTTTGAAAGCACAGCGCGTCAGTTGACTACGCAAGCGGAAAACGAAGCTGCTGCGCGAAGCCGAATCCAGGATACGGACTTTGCGCAGACAACATCGGACTTGGCGGCAAGTCAGGTATTAAGCCAAGCCAATATCGCAGTGCAGGCTCAATCAAACCAACAGCAGAGCCAGGTATTATCCTTGCTTAGCTAG
- a CDS encoding 6-hydroxymethylpterin diphosphokinase MptE-like protein: MLKNIQLHLSKDQQEEIEAELSPIIEENRRQSINAFQRYVPSLFPLIASGTSDNISIFCNERRDLNIVDYGLGRTFYGPDPINEVHEHFTGFTRHAWYRAFNELKSVTESVSEQLDDFRDLNIYKQLQRTQELPQKLECVVVLGCGLGHHLEKLVKEYQVEHVIVYEPEIQFFRCSGYAVSWKDILETAKKKNTNLYLQIGKDSRDLISDLRELKSSFGVAGFYIYKHYNHPIFDAVFHQVLNKSWSDLQEHGFSFADHKKADNYVPPWTYHIELDNYRSASKDDVKFQKNLSAFRTYFPAIADEFEDYNPTNWLPIQNLKHQQINLLNTENLCCWYSDEPKQDSLSHLEVFADKPNKDGLVLGYTGKKLAHYQHYKFVKEAEGLLDEVEEEFGALPENIQSLIQFGLGCGYQLESLLQEHEIENLFISEPIRDFFYASLFAIDWCQIFKKTDELENRLYINIGDDGSNLFKDLLQQFYSIGPYILNNTYFYSGYYNSNLKSAIAQLREQLKLVISIGEYFDHAYYGITHTVEGVKRQFPILKKNAQQVLSVSDRETPVFLVGNGPSLDASIQYIKEVRDSVILVTCGTSLQVMYKNGIVPDFHAEIEQNRATYDWATLINAPEFLKKISLVSCNGIHPDTARLYKDVFVAFKDGESSTVSTLSVLGEDKCEMLQFAFPTVSNFATNLFIQLGMENIYFFGVDLGFYDNKHHHSKQSAYYNRKGTEVFDYGKANNTALVTRGNFRQTVFTKEEFKIANVVLSQSISACSKNCNFYNCSDGALINGASPLQPDLVLVSGSEAERLAAVNRIKTDAFFIPDNKRFTDIYTRRYVPELTKREMELFVERFDQKIDSAEEAKEFINQQKEVLFDSYSTGRSMLFFYLFGTVNFANAFLTKLLYSSKTHHVELFNRGIQICKSHFQGFKKVIEDDYPRFDKSVYNLVIRRVLKLGNIAEHKKIVLLTNVHSIGKYFKDFIETIYCWKADVKVYVYHREVDLPDNINADYIIYCHCNDTQAPTPQLKTSVRDIKVPFVGNLGTLVCTGSLSSEELNSHLRSDEPYSLMLIPQDPSPVYDSDWIAHAPMITKQIIMNCFSGPEKRLIMPKLMVRSRVVEESQCQRINLEVGTEATLVSYPQLVYGYADDKTLGDCIDINGDPGMRISAAELNEHRIDNAMSDEEYAAVIPRWSATMNNREEFSECQVELIQLN; the protein is encoded by the coding sequence ATGTTGAAAAATATTCAGCTGCACCTCTCCAAAGATCAACAAGAAGAGATTGAGGCAGAACTGTCCCCAATCATTGAAGAAAACAGGCGTCAATCAATAAACGCATTTCAGCGCTATGTTCCCTCTCTTTTTCCTTTAATTGCATCGGGAACGAGTGACAATATATCCATTTTTTGTAATGAACGTCGCGATCTAAATATTGTTGATTATGGTCTGGGACGGACCTTTTATGGACCTGATCCGATAAATGAAGTGCATGAGCACTTTACAGGTTTTACCCGACATGCTTGGTATAGAGCTTTTAATGAGCTCAAGTCCGTCACAGAAAGTGTGAGCGAGCAGCTTGATGACTTTCGTGATTTGAATATCTATAAACAGTTACAACGAACCCAGGAGTTACCACAGAAATTAGAATGCGTAGTTGTGCTTGGTTGTGGTTTGGGCCACCATCTCGAGAAGCTCGTAAAGGAATATCAAGTTGAACATGTCATTGTTTATGAGCCTGAGATCCAATTTTTTAGATGCTCTGGTTATGCAGTTTCATGGAAAGATATTCTGGAAACGGCTAAAAAGAAGAATACCAACTTATATTTACAAATTGGTAAAGATAGTCGTGACTTGATAAGTGATTTGAGGGAACTGAAAAGCTCATTTGGTGTCGCTGGGTTTTACATTTATAAACATTACAATCATCCGATTTTTGATGCCGTATTCCATCAAGTATTGAACAAATCATGGAGCGACTTACAAGAGCACGGTTTCTCTTTTGCTGATCATAAAAAAGCCGACAATTATGTCCCCCCTTGGACTTATCATATTGAATTGGATAATTATCGAAGCGCGTCTAAAGACGACGTAAAGTTCCAGAAAAATCTCAGCGCGTTTCGCACATACTTTCCTGCCATTGCTGACGAATTTGAGGACTATAACCCAACCAACTGGTTGCCAATTCAAAATCTGAAACATCAGCAAATCAATCTTCTGAATACTGAAAATCTTTGTTGTTGGTACTCTGATGAACCCAAGCAAGACAGCTTGAGTCATTTAGAAGTATTTGCCGATAAGCCGAATAAAGACGGCCTGGTGCTGGGATACACTGGAAAAAAATTAGCTCACTATCAGCATTATAAATTCGTAAAAGAAGCTGAGGGTTTACTTGATGAAGTCGAAGAAGAGTTTGGAGCGTTACCAGAAAACATTCAATCGCTGATCCAGTTTGGTCTTGGCTGCGGCTATCAATTGGAGTCGCTATTGCAAGAACACGAAATAGAAAACTTATTCATTAGTGAGCCGATTAGGGACTTTTTCTATGCGTCCTTGTTTGCCATTGATTGGTGTCAAATATTCAAAAAAACAGATGAACTAGAAAACCGTCTCTATATCAATATTGGTGATGATGGCTCCAATTTGTTCAAAGACCTACTGCAGCAGTTTTATTCAATTGGTCCTTACATCCTCAACAATACCTATTTCTATTCTGGTTATTACAATTCAAATTTAAAGAGTGCGATTGCTCAACTAAGAGAGCAGTTAAAGTTGGTAATTTCTATCGGTGAGTATTTCGATCATGCCTATTACGGTATTACTCACACAGTGGAAGGAGTAAAACGACAATTTCCCATACTCAAAAAGAATGCCCAACAGGTGCTCTCTGTAAGCGACAGAGAAACACCCGTATTTTTAGTGGGAAATGGCCCCTCACTGGATGCATCAATTCAGTATATTAAGGAAGTGCGTGATAGTGTGATATTGGTTACCTGTGGTACTTCACTACAGGTGATGTATAAGAATGGTATAGTGCCTGACTTCCATGCAGAAATAGAACAAAACAGGGCTACCTATGATTGGGCAACATTAATAAATGCGCCAGAGTTCTTAAAAAAGATCTCTCTTGTGTCCTGTAATGGTATACATCCCGATACAGCCCGACTATACAAAGATGTTTTCGTTGCGTTTAAAGACGGTGAATCTTCTACGGTTTCCACACTTAGCGTGTTGGGAGAAGATAAATGTGAAATGTTGCAATTTGCATTTCCTACAGTTTCTAACTTTGCCACGAATCTTTTCATTCAACTTGGAATGGAAAATATTTACTTTTTTGGTGTTGATTTGGGCTTTTACGACAATAAGCATCATCACTCAAAACAATCGGCATATTATAATCGCAAAGGAACAGAAGTATTTGATTATGGAAAAGCCAACAATACGGCACTAGTGACGAGAGGCAATTTTAGACAAACTGTTTTTACTAAAGAAGAATTTAAAATTGCCAATGTCGTGTTATCTCAGTCTATTTCTGCATGTTCTAAAAATTGCAATTTTTATAACTGTAGTGACGGAGCTTTGATAAATGGTGCCAGTCCTTTACAGCCAGATTTAGTGTTAGTTAGCGGTAGTGAAGCGGAGCGTTTGGCGGCAGTCAATAGAATCAAGACTGATGCATTTTTTATTCCCGACAATAAACGGTTTACCGATATATACACTCGACGTTATGTACCAGAACTGACCAAGCGAGAAATGGAACTGTTTGTTGAGCGATTTGATCAGAAAATTGATTCGGCTGAGGAGGCGAAAGAATTTATCAATCAACAAAAAGAGGTTTTGTTTGACTCATACTCCACTGGACGGTCGATGCTGTTTTTCTATCTTTTCGGAACGGTTAACTTTGCTAACGCCTTCCTGACCAAGCTTCTATATTCCTCTAAAACGCATCATGTCGAGTTGTTTAATCGGGGCATACAGATTTGTAAATCGCATTTTCAAGGGTTTAAGAAAGTCATAGAAGATGATTATCCAAGATTTGATAAATCAGTTTACAATCTTGTCATCAGACGAGTACTGAAACTTGGTAATATTGCAGAACACAAGAAAATAGTATTGCTAACAAACGTTCACTCCATCGGAAAATACTTTAAAGATTTTATCGAAACAATCTACTGTTGGAAGGCCGATGTTAAAGTCTATGTGTATCATAGAGAGGTTGACTTACCAGACAATATCAATGCAGATTACATTATTTATTGCCACTGTAATGATACCCAGGCCCCCACTCCTCAATTAAAAACTTCAGTGAGGGATATCAAGGTTCCTTTCGTAGGGAATTTGGGCACTTTAGTTTGCACAGGAAGTCTTTCATCTGAGGAGTTAAATTCACATCTTCGCTCGGATGAACCATACAGCTTAATGTTAATCCCTCAGGATCCTTCTCCGGTGTATGACTCGGATTGGATAGCACATGCTCCGATGATCACAAAACAGATAATCATGAACTGTTTCAGTGGACCTGAAAAGCGATTGATTATGCCTAAACTTATGGTGAGAAGCCGCGTGGTAGAGGAGTCCCAGTGTCAACGAATCAATCTTGAGGTTGGGACCGAAGCAACTTTAGTGAGTTATCCTCAATTAGTTTATGGATATGCAGATGATAAGACTTTGGGAGACTGTATTGATATAAATGGTGATCCAGGAATGCGTATCTCAGCAGCAGAACTGAACGAACACAGAATAGACAATGCAATGTCTGATGAGGAGTATGCCGCTGTTATTCCTCGGTGGTCAGCTACTATGAATAATCGCGAGGAATTTTCTGAGTGCCAAGTAGAGTTGATACAATTGAACTAA
- a CDS encoding sugar phosphate isomerase/epimerase family protein, giving the protein MEYLADMGFRHIELSGGTHFYPNWLQELQELQARFSLHYRCHNYFPPPITHFVLNLASKDPVVSEIAISHVTEALRVSKLLGADVFGFHAGFRFDPKVKQLGKKMDRSALQGVEESWTEFDKNFTQLNGLARNKNIKLYIENNVFSSANASSFGNNPFLMTHADEIEAYKQRNPFNLLLDVAHLKVSCQTLGLDFTEQCITLGQQSDYLHLSDNDGFADTNRELTSGSHLVEVLSRLKIREKTTTLEVYSGEKSLFASYDLVTELCK; this is encoded by the coding sequence GTGGAGTACTTGGCTGATATGGGGTTCCGCCATATTGAGTTGTCTGGTGGTACCCATTTTTATCCAAATTGGTTACAGGAATTGCAAGAACTACAAGCGCGTTTCAGTCTCCACTATAGGTGCCACAATTATTTTCCCCCTCCCATTACGCATTTTGTTTTGAATTTGGCGTCTAAGGACCCTGTTGTAAGCGAGATAGCAATCTCCCATGTCACTGAGGCATTGCGAGTTTCCAAGTTATTAGGCGCAGATGTTTTTGGCTTCCATGCCGGCTTTCGATTCGATCCTAAAGTTAAACAATTAGGCAAAAAAATGGATAGGTCAGCTTTACAAGGAGTTGAAGAGTCCTGGACTGAATTCGACAAGAACTTTACCCAGCTCAATGGGCTTGCCAGAAATAAAAATATTAAGTTGTATATTGAAAATAACGTTTTCTCTTCTGCGAATGCTTCTTCATTTGGAAACAATCCTTTTTTGATGACTCATGCAGATGAGATTGAGGCATATAAACAGCGGAATCCATTCAATCTATTACTGGACGTGGCACACCTCAAGGTAAGTTGTCAAACGTTGGGGTTGGACTTTACTGAGCAATGTATAACCCTCGGACAGCAATCTGACTACTTGCATCTAAGCGATAATGATGGTTTTGCTGATACGAATAGAGAGTTAACATCTGGTTCTCATTTGGTAGAAGTTCTCTCTCGGCTTAAAATCAGGGAAAAAACTACAACGCTGGAAGTATACAGTGGTGAAAAGTCGTTGTTTGCCTCTTATGATTTGGTAACTGAATTGTGTAAATAA
- a CDS encoding N-acetylneuraminate synthase family protein, whose amino-acid sequence MNKFQTEIVIEDKVISSKSPTYIIAEAGVNHNGDMVLAKRLVDVACEAGADAVKFQLFDPDELILPDVEKAPYQKTAKAHVSQYDMLKELQISKHQCLELKDYCFEKGITFLATPFDFKSLDELRELGIAALKISSTDTTNVGFLIEVAKSKVPIILSTGMCFGDEVALALDALSAYTRDVILLHCTSAYPFPESEANLNNIKQFTEQYGIITGYSDHSEGIGVSPYAVAAGAKVIEKHFTLDKNMTGPDHKASLEPQELIKFVQEIQRVDNILGSHRKNVSLCELENRKAMQKCLVAKRDIFKGQLICDDDIVAKRTGGKGVPAIYFTDIVGTRACSDFAKNELIRLS is encoded by the coding sequence TTGAATAAATTTCAAACCGAAATAGTTATTGAAGATAAAGTTATTTCGTCAAAATCTCCTACTTACATCATTGCCGAAGCAGGGGTTAACCACAACGGTGATATGGTGCTGGCAAAACGCTTGGTAGATGTTGCCTGCGAGGCTGGTGCAGATGCGGTGAAGTTTCAGCTTTTTGATCCTGATGAACTTATTTTACCCGATGTTGAGAAAGCTCCTTATCAAAAAACTGCCAAAGCCCATGTCAGTCAATATGATATGTTGAAAGAGTTGCAAATTAGCAAACATCAGTGCCTCGAGTTAAAAGATTACTGTTTTGAAAAAGGCATTACTTTTCTGGCAACTCCATTTGATTTTAAAAGCCTCGATGAGCTTCGGGAGCTTGGTATTGCGGCCCTCAAAATATCATCTACTGATACTACAAATGTGGGCTTTCTGATTGAAGTTGCGAAATCTAAGGTGCCCATTATTCTTTCTACAGGCATGTGCTTCGGAGACGAAGTGGCATTAGCTTTGGACGCATTGTCAGCGTATACCCGGGATGTAATATTATTGCATTGTACTAGTGCTTATCCTTTTCCGGAAAGCGAGGCAAACCTCAATAATATCAAGCAATTTACAGAACAGTACGGCATTATTACCGGATATTCAGATCACTCTGAGGGCATCGGAGTTTCGCCTTATGCAGTTGCCGCTGGTGCAAAAGTGATTGAAAAACACTTTACCCTTGATAAAAATATGACGGGTCCGGACCATAAAGCTTCTCTGGAGCCGCAAGAGTTAATCAAGTTTGTTCAAGAAATTCAGAGAGTGGATAATATTCTCGGTAGTCATCGCAAGAATGTTTCACTGTGTGAACTGGAAAATCGCAAAGCCATGCAGAAATGTCTTGTGGCTAAGCGTGATATCTTTAAAGGGCAGCTCATCTGCGATGACGATATAGTGGCAAAACGCACTGGAGGTAAGGGGGTGCCGGCAATTTACTTTACCGATATCGTGGGCACCAGAGCCTGTAGTGACTTTGCTAAAAATGAGCTTATCAGGCTGAGCTGA